A section of the Bradyrhizobium oligotrophicum S58 genome encodes:
- a CDS encoding fumarylacetoacetate hydrolase family protein — MADTSRRNLLAAGSAAAAAAILTDARPAEAQTGPKPIFAIPAISIPIVGEPGVFPVRRIYCIGRNYAAHAIERGSDPNREPPFFFQKPTDAIQNVAVGEVVDHPYPSLTKNYHHEVELVAALKSGGTNIPAEQALDHVYGYALGLDMTRRDLQNGMAAEKKPWEIGKSFDHAAVLGPIHPVAKVGHFTKGAISLAVNGTVRQNSDLTKMIWSVAEQIAKLSEAFELKAGDIIYSGTPENVGPVVKGDVLLCKLEGLPDMSIKIV; from the coding sequence ATGGCAGACACCTCACGCCGCAATCTTCTCGCCGCCGGCAGCGCCGCCGCCGCCGCCGCGATCCTGACGGACGCGCGTCCGGCTGAAGCGCAAACCGGGCCGAAGCCGATCTTCGCCATTCCCGCGATCTCAATTCCGATCGTCGGCGAACCCGGCGTATTCCCGGTCCGCCGCATCTATTGCATCGGCCGCAACTATGCGGCGCATGCCATCGAGCGCGGCTCCGATCCGAACCGCGAGCCGCCGTTCTTCTTCCAGAAGCCGACCGACGCGATCCAGAACGTCGCCGTCGGCGAGGTCGTCGATCATCCCTATCCGTCGCTGACCAAGAACTATCACCACGAGGTCGAACTCGTCGCTGCGCTGAAATCCGGCGGCACCAACATCCCGGCCGAACAGGCGCTCGATCACGTCTATGGCTACGCGCTTGGCCTCGACATGACCCGGCGCGACCTGCAGAACGGCATGGCCGCCGAGAAGAAGCCGTGGGAGATCGGCAAGAGTTTTGATCATGCCGCCGTGCTCGGCCCGATCCATCCGGTGGCGAAGGTCGGCCATTTCACCAAGGGCGCGATCTCATTGGCCGTCAATGGGACGGTCCGGCAGAACTCCGATCTCACCAAGATGATCTGGAGCGTCGCCGAGCAGATCGCGAAGCTGTCGGAGGCGTTCGAACTGAAGGCTGGCGACATCATCTATTCCGGCACGCCGGAGAATGTCGGCCCGGTCGTCAAGGGCGACGTGCTCTTGTGCAAGCTGGAGGGCCTGCCGGACATGTCGATCAAGATCGTTTGA
- a CDS encoding xanthine dehydrogenase family protein molybdopterin-binding subunit: protein MTIIANPAIANPAIAKSASRRGFERHLKVENVSRRAILQTLGLAGGFVLAAPLLSRPAFAAYETGAGKMPHGTVVDPKVFVSIAPDGIVSILAHRSEMGTGVRTSLPLIVAEEMEADWSRVRVVQAPGDEVKFGNQDTDGSRSTRHYLLPMRQIGAMARAMLEAAAAKRLGVPAGEVKAVNHEVVHSASGRRLGFGELAADAASLPVPAVDTIQLKSPKDFRYLGKGQVSIVDLHDITVGKARYGADVRLPGMKYAVIARPPVTGGKVKSFDPAEALKVPGVEQVIEVKGWPWPSKFQPLGGVAVIARNTGAAIKGRDVLKVEWEDGANGSYDSVAYRAELEAAARQPGLVVRQEGDVEAALKSADKVITGEYYLPHFAHASMEPPVAVADVKGDKAEIWAPVQSPGGTHEDVAKTLQIPPENVTVNVTLLGGGFGRKSKCDFALEAALLSKTLGAPVKVQWTRDDDLHHDFLHTVSVERIEAGLDKSGKVVAWRHRSVAPTILSTFAAGADHAAPFELGMGLVDMPFEIANIQCENPAVKAMTRIGWFRSVSNIPRAFAVQSMVGEIANATGRDQKDTLLDLIGSPRVLKLTSVKDLWNYGEPYESYPIDTGRLRRVVEFVAEKGNWGRSVPKGHGLGIAAHRSFVSYIATIVEVSVDDKGKLTVHQVDSAIDCGTFVNPERIQSQLEGAAIMGLSLAKYGEISFKNGRVQQRNFDDHPVVRIDEAPLITNVHIVPADADTPPSGVGEPGVPPFAPALANAIFAATGKRLRALPIGNQLAT, encoded by the coding sequence ATGACCATCATCGCAAATCCCGCTATCGCCAATCCCGCTATCGCAAAGTCTGCTTCGCGCCGCGGCTTCGAGCGGCATCTCAAGGTCGAGAACGTCTCGCGTCGCGCCATCCTGCAGACGCTGGGCCTCGCCGGCGGTTTCGTGCTTGCCGCACCACTGTTGTCGCGCCCGGCCTTCGCCGCCTATGAGACCGGCGCCGGCAAGATGCCGCACGGCACCGTGGTCGATCCCAAGGTCTTCGTTTCGATCGCGCCCGACGGCATCGTGTCGATCCTCGCCCACCGCTCCGAGATGGGAACGGGCGTTCGCACCAGCCTGCCGTTGATCGTGGCGGAGGAAATGGAAGCCGACTGGTCGCGCGTGCGCGTCGTGCAGGCGCCCGGTGACGAGGTGAAGTTCGGCAACCAGGATACCGACGGCTCGCGCAGCACGCGGCATTATCTGCTGCCGATGCGCCAGATCGGCGCCATGGCGCGCGCGATGCTCGAAGCCGCGGCGGCGAAACGCCTCGGCGTCCCAGCGGGCGAAGTGAAGGCCGTCAACCACGAGGTCGTTCACAGCGCGAGCGGCCGTCGCCTTGGCTTCGGCGAGCTCGCGGCCGATGCCGCCAGCCTGCCGGTGCCTGCGGTCGACACCATCCAGCTGAAGTCGCCGAAGGACTTCCGCTATCTCGGCAAGGGCCAGGTCAGCATCGTCGATCTGCACGACATTACCGTGGGCAAGGCGCGCTACGGCGCCGATGTCCGCCTGCCCGGCATGAAATACGCGGTCATCGCCCGGCCGCCGGTGACCGGCGGCAAGGTCAAGTCGTTCGACCCGGCGGAGGCGCTGAAGGTGCCCGGCGTCGAGCAGGTGATCGAGGTCAAGGGCTGGCCCTGGCCGTCGAAGTTCCAGCCGCTCGGCGGCGTCGCTGTGATCGCGCGCAACACCGGCGCTGCGATCAAGGGCCGCGACGTGCTCAAGGTCGAGTGGGAGGACGGCGCCAATGGGAGCTACGACTCGGTCGCCTATCGCGCCGAGCTCGAAGCTGCCGCGCGCCAGCCGGGCCTCGTGGTGCGCCAGGAAGGTGACGTCGAGGCCGCGCTGAAGTCGGCCGACAAGGTCATCACCGGCGAGTACTACCTGCCGCATTTCGCCCATGCCAGCATGGAGCCGCCAGTCGCGGTCGCCGACGTCAAGGGTGACAAGGCGGAGATCTGGGCGCCGGTGCAGAGCCCCGGCGGCACGCACGAGGACGTCGCCAAGACGCTGCAGATTCCGCCGGAGAACGTGACCGTCAATGTCACGCTGCTCGGCGGCGGGTTCGGGCGCAAATCCAAGTGCGACTTCGCGCTCGAGGCTGCCCTGCTGTCGAAGACGCTGGGTGCGCCGGTGAAGGTGCAGTGGACGCGGGATGACGACCTGCATCACGATTTCCTGCACACGGTGTCGGTGGAGCGCATCGAGGCCGGGCTCGACAAGAGCGGCAAGGTGGTGGCTTGGCGTCACCGCAGCGTCGCGCCGACCATCCTGTCGACCTTCGCGGCCGGCGCCGACCACGCCGCGCCGTTCGAGCTCGGCATGGGTCTCGTCGACATGCCGTTCGAGATCGCCAACATCCAATGCGAAAACCCAGCGGTGAAGGCGATGACGCGCATCGGCTGGTTCCGCTCGGTCTCGAACATCCCACGCGCCTTCGCCGTGCAGTCGATGGTCGGCGAGATCGCGAACGCCACGGGGCGCGATCAGAAGGACACGCTGCTCGATCTGATCGGCAGTCCGCGCGTGCTCAAGCTCACCTCGGTGAAGGATCTCTGGAACTATGGCGAGCCCTATGAGAGCTACCCGATCGACACCGGGCGGTTGCGCCGGGTCGTCGAGTTCGTGGCTGAGAAAGGCAATTGGGGCCGCTCGGTCCCGAAGGGCCACGGCCTCGGCATCGCCGCGCATCGCAGCTTCGTCAGCTACATCGCGACGATCGTGGAGGTCTCGGTCGACGACAAGGGCAAGCTCACGGTCCACCAGGTCGACAGCGCGATCGACTGCGGCACGTTCGTCAACCCCGAACGCATCCAGTCGCAGCTCGAGGGCGCTGCGATCATGGGACTGAGCCTCGCCAAATATGGCGAGATCAGCTTCAAGAACGGCCGGGTGCAGCAGCGCAACTTCGACGACCATCCGGTGGTCCGGATCGACGAGGCGCCGCTGATCACCAACGTGCACATCGTGCCCGCCGATGCCGATACGCCACCGAGCGGCGTCGGTGAGCCCGGCGTGCCGCCGTTCGCACCGGCGCTCGCCAACGCGATCTTTGCCGCCACCGGCAAGCGCCTGCGCGCGCTGCCGATCGGCAATCAGCTCGCGACCTGA
- the ccoG gene encoding cytochrome c oxidase accessory protein CcoG, translated as MAITIEIDHANTRRMAQGPGRSRSQAPARRSPQTAGGPVVPQGVKGPIRRLKWLILILTLAVYYVTPFVRWNRGPNAPGQAVLLDFAHGKLYLGPAEIWPQDLYLITAAMLLATFILVLVNALAGRLWCGFACPQTVWTDLFLLVERLVEGDRRQRLKNIGAPLTAKRIAQIVTKHALWMAIALGTGGTLIFYFTDAPELVRDVLHGEMSVTALTWTLVFAGTTYGLAGFAREQVCTFMCPWPRLQGAIWDPEAFTVNYRDYRGEVRMSAKKAVEARSQGLPAGDCVDCGACVAVCPIGIDIRQGPSFACINCGLCVDACDGVMAKLDRPRGLIDYESWRNIERGRVGEPRVSLLVRPKTIGLALACVALAAVIAVSFVTKTTAVLSVQHDRDPLAVRLSDGAVRNAYTVKLLNKSSAMQSFRLGISGVDAALAIVGHATADAIEVEPDGSETLRVTLTMPEPVDGDVTFQAVDPNGQVLLTARDRFINR; from the coding sequence GTGGCCATCACCATCGAGATCGATCACGCCAACACGCGGCGCATGGCGCAGGGGCCGGGTCGGAGCCGATCCCAGGCGCCTGCGCGCAGATCGCCGCAGACCGCGGGCGGCCCGGTGGTTCCGCAGGGCGTCAAGGGGCCGATCCGGCGGCTGAAATGGCTGATCCTGATCCTGACGCTCGCCGTCTACTACGTCACGCCGTTCGTGCGCTGGAACCGCGGGCCGAACGCACCGGGTCAGGCGGTGCTGCTCGACTTCGCCCACGGCAAGCTCTACCTCGGCCCGGCCGAGATCTGGCCGCAGGATCTCTATCTCATCACCGCGGCGATGCTGCTGGCGACGTTCATCCTCGTCCTGGTCAACGCGCTGGCCGGCCGCCTGTGGTGCGGCTTCGCCTGTCCGCAGACGGTGTGGACCGACCTGTTCCTGCTGGTGGAGCGGCTGGTCGAAGGCGACCGCCGGCAGCGGCTGAAGAATATCGGCGCGCCGCTGACCGCAAAGCGTATTGCGCAGATCGTCACCAAGCACGCGCTGTGGATGGCAATCGCGCTCGGCACCGGTGGCACCTTGATCTTCTACTTCACCGACGCGCCGGAACTGGTGCGCGATGTCCTGCATGGCGAGATGTCGGTGACGGCGCTGACCTGGACCTTGGTGTTCGCCGGCACGACCTACGGCCTCGCAGGCTTCGCGCGCGAGCAGGTCTGCACCTTCATGTGTCCCTGGCCGCGGCTGCAGGGCGCGATCTGGGATCCGGAAGCCTTCACCGTCAACTACCGCGATTATCGCGGCGAGGTCAGGATGTCGGCCAAGAAGGCCGTCGAGGCGCGCTCGCAGGGGCTGCCCGCCGGCGACTGCGTCGATTGCGGCGCCTGCGTTGCGGTCTGTCCGATCGGGATCGACATCCGCCAGGGGCCGAGCTTCGCCTGCATCAATTGCGGCCTGTGCGTCGACGCCTGCGACGGCGTGATGGCCAAGCTCGACCGGCCGCGCGGCCTGATCGACTACGAGAGCTGGCGCAATATCGAGCGTGGCCGTGTCGGCGAGCCGCGTGTCTCGCTGCTGGTCCGGCCGAAGACGATTGGGCTCGCGCTCGCCTGTGTCGCTCTGGCCGCTGTCATCGCGGTGTCGTTCGTCACCAAGACCACCGCCGTGCTGTCGGTGCAGCACGATCGCGATCCTCTGGCGGTGCGGCTATCCGACGGCGCGGTGCGCAACGCCTACACCGTCAAGCTGCTTAACAAGTCGTCGGCGATGCAGAGCTTCAGGCTCGGCATCAGCGGCGTCGATGCGGCGCTCGCCATCGTCGGCCATGCGACAGCGGATGCGATCGAGGTCGAGCCGGATGGCTCGGAGACGCTGCGCGTGACCCTGACCATGCCCGAGCCTGTGGATGGCGACGTCACCTTTCAGGCTGTCGATCCGAACGGGCAGGTGTTGCTGACCGCGCGCGACCGCTTCATCAACCGATAG
- a CDS encoding acetamidase/formamidase family protein, giving the protein MSKRHEIPATHESMVWGYLDSTTPPVLEVGSGDTVTLHSFPAGGKETLPEDRSLVPPAYLTALDTMIQGPGPHFITGPVYVRGAQPGDTLQVDILDVKVSQDWGFVSILPLLGTLPDEFTEYETIHPKVDHDRQVCIMPWGTEIALDPFFGIVATAPPPAWGRCGSPVPRSFGGNMDNKELRPGTTLYLPVFNEGALFFAGDGHGVQGDGEVCITALETGVTGTFRLTVRKDMDITWPFAENATHLMSIGLDEDLDDAAKQAVREMVKHVCARTNLSRNQAYMLCSLAGNLRVTQLVDGNKGIHMLLPKAYL; this is encoded by the coding sequence ATGTCCAAACGCCACGAAATTCCCGCGACCCATGAGAGCATGGTGTGGGGCTATCTCGACAGCACCACGCCGCCGGTGCTCGAGGTCGGCTCCGGCGACACGGTGACGCTGCATTCGTTCCCGGCCGGCGGCAAGGAGACCTTGCCGGAGGATCGGAGCCTCGTTCCGCCCGCCTATCTCACCGCACTCGACACCATGATCCAGGGGCCTGGACCGCATTTCATCACCGGTCCCGTCTACGTGAGGGGCGCGCAGCCCGGCGATACGCTCCAGGTCGACATCCTCGACGTCAAGGTCAGCCAGGACTGGGGCTTCGTCTCGATCCTGCCGCTGCTCGGCACCCTGCCCGACGAGTTCACCGAGTACGAGACCATCCACCCCAAGGTCGATCATGACCGGCAGGTCTGCATCATGCCCTGGGGCACCGAGATCGCGCTCGATCCGTTCTTCGGCATCGTCGCGACCGCGCCGCCGCCGGCGTGGGGGCGGTGCGGCTCGCCGGTGCCGCGCAGTTTTGGCGGCAACATGGACAACAAGGAGCTGCGACCGGGTACGACGCTCTATCTGCCCGTCTTCAACGAGGGCGCGCTGTTCTTCGCCGGCGACGGCCACGGCGTGCAGGGCGACGGCGAGGTCTGCATCACTGCGCTCGAGACCGGCGTCACCGGCACCTTCCGCCTGACGGTGCGCAAGGACATGGACATCACTTGGCCGTTCGCCGAGAACGCCACGCATCTGATGTCGATCGGCCTCGACGAGGATCTCGACGACGCCGCCAAGCAGGCGGTACGCGAGATGGTCAAGCATGTCTGCGCCCGCACCAACCTGTCGCGCAACCAGGCCTACATGCTGTGCTCGCTGGCCGGCAATCTGCGCGTCACCCAGTTGGTCGACGGCAACAAGGGCATCCACATGCTGCTGCCGAAGGCGTATCTGTAG
- a CDS encoding S-(hydroxymethyl)glutathione dehydrogenase/class III alcohol dehydrogenase, translated as MKTRAAVAFEAKKPLEIVEVDLEGPKAGEVLVEIKATGICHTDAYTLDGFDSEGIFPSILGHEGAGIVREIGPGVTSVKPGDHVIPLYTPECRQCKSCLSRKTNLCTAIRATQGKGLMPDGTSRFSYKGQAIYHYMGCSTFSNFTVLPEIAVAKIREDAPFDKSCYIGCGVTTGVGAVVNTAKVTPGSNVIVFGLGGIGLNVLQGAKMAGADKIIGVDLNDSKEEWGRRFGMTHFVNPKKVTGDIVQHLVALTDGGADYTFDCTGNTTVMRQALEACHRGWGESIIIGVAEAGKEIATRPFQLVTGRVWKGTAFGGARGRTDVPKIVDWYMNGKIEIDPMITHTLKLEDINKGFDLMHEGKSIRSVVVF; from the coding sequence ATGAAGACGCGCGCCGCGGTCGCTTTCGAAGCCAAGAAACCGCTGGAGATCGTCGAGGTTGACCTCGAGGGCCCGAAGGCGGGTGAAGTGCTGGTCGAGATCAAAGCGACCGGCATCTGCCACACCGATGCCTACACGCTGGACGGATTCGACAGCGAAGGCATCTTCCCCTCGATTCTCGGCCATGAGGGCGCCGGCATCGTCCGTGAGATTGGCCCCGGCGTGACCTCGGTCAAGCCCGGCGATCACGTCATTCCGCTGTACACACCGGAATGCAGGCAGTGCAAGAGCTGCCTCAGCCGCAAGACCAATCTCTGCACCGCGATTCGCGCCACGCAGGGCAAGGGACTGATGCCCGACGGCACCTCGCGCTTCAGCTACAAGGGCCAGGCCATCTACCACTACATGGGCTGCTCGACCTTCTCCAATTTCACCGTGCTGCCGGAGATCGCGGTCGCGAAAATTCGCGAGGATGCGCCCTTCGACAAGAGCTGCTACATCGGCTGCGGCGTCACCACCGGCGTCGGTGCCGTCGTCAACACCGCAAAGGTCACGCCCGGCTCGAACGTCATCGTATTCGGCCTCGGTGGCATCGGCCTCAACGTGCTTCAGGGCGCCAAGATGGCCGGCGCCGATAAGATCATCGGCGTGGACCTCAACGACTCCAAGGAAGAATGGGGCCGCCGCTTCGGCATGACGCACTTCGTCAATCCGAAGAAAGTGACCGGCGACATCGTCCAGCATCTGGTCGCGCTCACCGATGGCGGCGCTGACTACACCTTCGACTGCACCGGCAACACCACCGTGATGCGCCAGGCACTGGAAGCCTGCCACCGCGGCTGGGGTGAATCGATCATCATCGGCGTCGCCGAAGCCGGCAAGGAGATCGCGACCCGTCCATTCCAGCTCGTCACCGGGCGGGTCTGGAAGGGTACTGCGTTCGGCGGCGCGCGCGGGCGCACCGACGTTCCCAAGATCGTCGACTGGTACATGAACGGGAAAATCGAAATCGACCCGATGATCACCCACACGCTCAAGCTCGAAGACATCAACAAAGGCTTCGACCTGATGCATGAGGGCAAATCGATCCGTTCCGTCGTCGTGTTCTGA
- a CDS encoding c-type cytochrome, methanol metabolism-related: MTVAENAWAEGPGDPAAVKSEDGKYFDKDGNPTYKVGADGSVDWYTYSGYRRYHSECHVCHGPDGMGSTYAPALRDSVKNMSYGDFLGVVASGRKNISTAQENVMPAFGDNPNVACYMDDLYIYLRARSNDAVGRVRPGKHEDKPPAYTEAENACMGKK, encoded by the coding sequence ATGACTGTCGCCGAAAACGCCTGGGCGGAAGGTCCGGGAGATCCTGCGGCCGTCAAATCCGAGGACGGGAAGTACTTCGACAAGGATGGCAATCCGACCTACAAGGTGGGCGCCGATGGATCGGTCGACTGGTACACCTACTCCGGATACCGCCGCTATCATTCCGAATGCCACGTCTGCCACGGCCCCGACGGCATGGGCTCGACCTATGCCCCCGCACTCAGGGACTCCGTCAAGAACATGAGCTACGGCGATTTTCTTGGCGTGGTCGCGAGCGGTCGCAAGAACATCAGCACGGCCCAGGAGAACGTCATGCCGGCGTTCGGCGATAATCCAAACGTCGCCTGCTACATGGACGATCTCTACATCTACCTGCGTGCTCGCAGCAACGATGCGGTGGGACGTGTCCGTCCCGGCAAGCACGAGGACAAGCCGCCTGCCTACACCGAGGCAGAGAATGCCTGCATGGGCAAGAAGTAG
- the gfa gene encoding S-(hydroxymethyl)glutathione synthase, with protein MTVHIHPSVDNGVKQGSGHFAGGTLVCKCHDRPVKVGITGDVAHNHACGCTKCWKPSGATFSVVAVVPRQNVTVLENGDKLKIVDPAAVIQRYACTGCGTHMYGRIENTGHPFYGLDFIHPELFQEQGSAAPGFAAFVSSVIESGVKPEQMGEIRARLKELGLEPYDCLSPALMDAIATHVAKAKAA; from the coding sequence ATGACTGTCCACATCCACCCGTCCGTTGACAACGGCGTCAAACAAGGAAGCGGCCATTTCGCCGGCGGCACGCTGGTCTGCAAATGCCATGACCGGCCGGTCAAGGTCGGAATCACCGGCGACGTCGCGCACAACCACGCGTGCGGCTGCACCAAGTGTTGGAAACCCTCCGGCGCGACGTTCTCGGTCGTCGCCGTGGTGCCGCGGCAGAACGTCACGGTGCTGGAGAACGGCGACAAGCTCAAGATCGTCGATCCCGCCGCCGTCATTCAACGCTATGCCTGCACCGGCTGCGGCACGCACATGTATGGCCGCATCGAAAATACGGGCCACCCGTTCTACGGCCTCGACTTCATTCACCCCGAGCTGTTCCAGGAACAGGGTTCGGCAGCGCCGGGCTTCGCAGCCTTCGTGTCTTCGGTGATCGAGTCGGGGGTGAAGCCGGAGCAGATGGGCGAGATCCGGGCGCGGCTGAAGGAGCTGGGGCTGGAGCCCTATGACTGCCTGTCGCCGGCCCTCATGGATGCGATTGCCACCCACGTGGCGAAAGCAAAGGCGGCCTGA
- a CDS encoding (2Fe-2S)-binding protein, with protein sequence MIKLKINGQEQAWDGDPSLSLLWYLRDELGLTGSKYGCGAALCGACTVLVDKEAARACITAVSDVAGREVTTIEGLHPTGDHPVQKAWRQVNVPQCGFCQAGQIMQAAALLNQNPKPSHDQIRDAMAGNICRCGCYQRIENAVHLASTGV encoded by the coding sequence ATGATCAAGCTGAAAATCAATGGACAGGAACAAGCCTGGGATGGCGATCCGAGCCTGTCGCTGCTGTGGTATCTGCGCGACGAGCTCGGCCTGACCGGCTCGAAATATGGCTGCGGCGCGGCGCTGTGCGGTGCCTGCACCGTATTGGTCGACAAGGAGGCTGCGCGCGCCTGCATCACCGCGGTGTCGGATGTCGCGGGCCGTGAGGTCACCACGATCGAAGGCCTGCATCCGACCGGTGACCATCCGGTGCAGAAGGCGTGGCGCCAGGTCAACGTCCCGCAATGCGGCTTCTGCCAGGCCGGGCAGATCATGCAGGCGGCGGCGCTGCTCAACCAGAATCCGAAGCCGTCGCATGATCAGATCAGGGACGCGATGGCCGGCAACATCTGCCGCTGCGGCTGCTATCAGCGCATCGAGAATGCCGTTCATCTCGCCTCGACGGGGGTGTGA
- a CDS encoding transposase yields the protein MGWLRGTRSALISRQDIAAGNAKNWSALLTAPARLRRSGISCQFCQLASVSDLAATMQRQLGRRHPQHANGPCRREAEASRHYQAHGIHARIALMAVPGSLIMRRSLHTEHEILVLLGEAESGVPIAEICSTAGVSLRTFYRWRRRYGGLSSPALRHLKELEIGHQRLRALVTKLVEGRANAPPASVKAAPQLLRQDCGSTPHGGAGAPGQGRGAVIGRYASVRYGR from the coding sequence ATGGGCTGGCTCCGGGGGACTCGGTCAGCACTGATTTCAAGGCAGGATATCGCAGCGGGCAATGCCAAAAACTGGTCAGCCTTGCTCACGGCACCGGCACGGCTGCGTCGTTCCGGCATCTCATGTCAATTTTGCCAATTGGCGAGCGTGAGCGATCTGGCCGCCACGATGCAGCGGCAGCTCGGCCGGCGACATCCGCAGCATGCGAATGGGCCGTGCCGTCGCGAGGCCGAGGCGTCGCGCCACTACCAAGCTCATGGCATTCATGCGAGAATAGCGTTGATGGCCGTGCCGGGATCCCTGATCATGCGTCGTTCCCTGCACACCGAGCACGAGATACTGGTTTTGCTTGGCGAGGCCGAGTCGGGTGTTCCGATTGCCGAAATTTGCAGCACCGCGGGCGTGTCGCTGCGCACCTTCTATCGCTGGCGCCGGCGCTATGGCGGCCTGAGCAGTCCTGCCCTGCGTCATCTGAAGGAGCTGGAGATCGGTCACCAGCGGCTGCGCGCGCTGGTGACCAAGCTCGTCGAAGGCCGGGCGAATGCCCCACCAGCCTCCGTGAAAGCCGCGCCGCAGCTGCTGCGCCAGGATTGCGGCAGCACGCCCCACGGCGGGGCCGGTGCGCCGGGGCAGGGACGTGGCGCCGTGATCGGCCGCTATGCTTCGGTGCGCTACGGCCGCTAA